ttaaaaattatactaGTTGTTTTACTAAAGCGTTGATTGATCCAAATATAAATGTCTTTtatccatatctatataattaaaaccTAGTATGTTATTATCTATTTTGAATCATCTAAAACATCGTTTAACAAATGAATTCAAAGAGAATTGATGGAAAAATACTAGTCAGTTTGACTGAATAAATATGTCAGTAGTGTCAATTTATGGACATCTTCCCACATAATAGCAAATAGTAAGGCTTAAAATGGAGGAACAGCTAAATACCCACAATCACTCTGTTTGGAATAGGTGCCATTTAGGGTTAATTTATGACATCTAGCCCAAAGCTTCCGTGATAAATTGTGATTGCCAGTGGCAGTGATAAGATAGACGGTGACTTACGCGCGCTCCTGCTGGATGTTTCCGGTGTTTAGGACCTGCTGGGGTTGCCCGTGGTGGTGGCCACCTGCCTGCTGGTGATGCccctgctgcggctgctggtgGTGCACTTGTTGTTGCGGAACTGGTGGTGCTTGCTGGTGGattggctgctgctgttgctgctgctgcacaggAACTTGCtgatattgctgctgctgctgttgcaccgGCACCTGCACCTGTTCATATTGCTAGAGGGGGGAGGGAAGAACCGATTAGTGTCCTTGAAATGGGGGATACCACATCATCCACTCACATATTGCTGGGGAGGCACACCGGGCGCCGAGGGGACCTGTTGCTGGTACACCGGCTGGTGgtgctgcggcggcggcggtgggtgATGTTGGGGCACCTGCTGCGGCACTTGCTGCTGCAATTGGAGCGGGTTGGTTAGAACTGGCTGGTAAGAAGAGCTCTCTACTCACATAGTGCTGCGGATTCACGCCGGGAGCGACGCGCTGACCACTCGCCAGGCCAATCAGGATAaggggcagcagcagctggactGCCGGCAACTCGGTGACGCGCATCTGCATGGAAGTGCTGGATTCTGGCGGGGATCGGATCTGATCGGTGTTGGGTTTGGTATCGGTTCTGGTGGCTCTGTAATCACCACGTCGCAAAGACAAAACACACACGTACACAAATCGCTGCTTCTTCGCCGCTGTTGCACAGGTAACGGCGCTATTCGCCACGATGCGCATTCAGTCACAATGTTTACTGGTTGAGGTCCCAGCTAAGCCAATATAAAGTGTATTTGTGTCTTACTTTTCcaataagatttttaaaatattgtgttgaaattttatttattttttaaagcgcTTGCCCCAGTACTTcaactaaataaattcaagtcattaatttattttcatgatattttgtttaaatgattatttacgtaGTTATTAAAAGGATTTTCGAAATAATCTtcatggaatatttgaatgcagatgttttattaaaacCTCAGATTATTTCCCAACTATTTCCGTAAGTATAGTAAAAAAAGTGATTCttgtacttttaaaataaataatttattattcatattGCTAATAACAATTTGTTGCTAAC
This portion of the Drosophila takahashii strain IR98-3 E-12201 chromosome 3R, DtakHiC1v2, whole genome shotgun sequence genome encodes:
- the LOC108061671 gene encoding lymphotoxin beta receptor inhibitor isoform X3, whose translation is MQMRVTELPAVQLLLPLILIGLASGQRVAPGVNPQHYQQVPQQVPQHHPPPPPQHHQPVYQQQVPSAPGVPPQQYQYEQVQVPVQQQQQQYQQVPVQQQQQQQPIHQQAPPVPQQQVHHQQPQQGHHQQAGGHHHGQPQQVLNTGNIQQERAHIQEHMQVPIDTSKMSEAELQFHYFKMHDSDNNNKLDGCELIKSLIHWHVKDDSEKPPVGHADGHAEGQTEQPEEHKAGTVYTDKALEETIDYVLKSMDLDNDGFVDWAEYRKTEANIGKDD
- the LOC108061671 gene encoding lymphotoxin beta receptor inhibitor isoform X2, translating into MQMRVTELPAVQLLLPLILIGLASGQRVAPGVNPQHYQVPQQVPQHHPPPPPQHHQPVYQQQVPSAPGVPPQQYQYEQVQVPVQQQQQQYQQVPVQQQQQQQPIHQQAPPVPQQQVHHQQPQQGHHQQAGGHHHGQPQQVLNTGNIQQERAHIQEHMQVPIDTSKMSEAELQFHYFKMHDSDNNNKLDGCELIKSLIHWHEQGSKEQPNGEKPHVEEKVFSDEELVALIDPILQMDDTSRDGYIDYPEFIKAQQKAAEKQQNQQQQPQDQQQQQQQPVH
- the LOC108061671 gene encoding lymphotoxin beta receptor inhibitor isoform X1; amino-acid sequence: MQMRVTELPAVQLLLPLILIGLASGQRVAPGVNPQHYQQVPQQVPQHHPPPPPQHHQPVYQQQVPSAPGVPPQQYQYEQVQVPVQQQQQQYQQVPVQQQQQQQPIHQQAPPVPQQQVHHQQPQQGHHQQAGGHHHGQPQQVLNTGNIQQERAHIQEHMQVPIDTSKMSEAELQFHYFKMHDSDNNNKLDGCELIKSLIHWHEQGSKEQPNGEKPHVEEKVFSDEELVALIDPILQMDDTSRDGYIDYPEFIKAQQKAAEKQQNQQQQPQDQQQQQQQPVH